Below is a window of Rhodoglobus vestalii DNA.
CCTTCTCGATGGCTTCCATGAGCAGATCGAGCGCTGCACGGTTGCTGGAAAGGTCGGGGGCGAAGCCACCTTCGTCGCCGAGGCCCGTGCTGAGTCCCTTGCTCTTGAGCAGGCCTTTAAGCACGTGGTAGGTCTCGACTCCCCAACGGAGTCCCTCACTGAAGGTGTCGGCGCCGTGCGGCAGAATCATGAACTCTTGGATGTCGACATTGCTGTCGGCGTGTGAGCCACCGTTGATGACGTTCATCATCGGCACCGGCAGCACATGAGCATTGGGGCCGCCAAGGTAGCGGAACAGGGGCAGATCTGCGGAATCCGCAGCGGCCTTGGCCACAGCAAGGGAAACGCCGAGGATCGCGTTGGCACCCAGGTTCTTTTTGTTCTCGGTGCCATCAACGGCAATGAGTTCGGCATCGACCAGACGCTGGTCTGAGGCATCCAAACCTTCAATGGCGGGGCCAAGGTCGTCAATGACAGCATCGACAGCTTTTTGCACACCCTTGCCGAAGTAGCGATCTTTGTCGCCGTCCCTCAGCTCATAGGCCTCGAAGGCGCCGGTGGATGCTCCGGAGGGAACTGCGGCGCGCGAAACAATGCCATCGTCAAGCAAAACCTCGACCTCAACGGTCGGGTTCCCCCGCGAGTCAAGAATTTCACGGGCGCCAACTGCTTCAATCAAAGCCACAGGGGATCTCCTTCAAGAAAGATTGTTTGGACTATTAGTGGTGGATGTCCGGATGAAAGCCTACTCCGAGCCAGCAACCGGTACCGACTCGACAGGTGCCACAGACTGGCGCGTCGCTGGGGCACGGAACTGCCCGGTTGCCAACAAAACGATGACAAGTACCAGAGGCACCAGCCATCCGGTCCACCCAAGAATGGTTGCATTGAGTGGACTAAAGGTTTCGCCAGCCATAACAAAAACGAGCGAAAAGCCGACTGCAGCGTTGAACGCACCGTGTGCGAGAGCAGCCGGCCACACAGACTCCGAGCGGATGCGCAGCCACGAGAACACCGCACCGATCACGATTGTCATGCCCACCATTGCCGCGAGCGCGAGCCCACCAGGCACAGCGCCGTAGTTGTAGCCGAGCAGGATGAGGGGTGCGTGCCAGAGCCCCCAGATAACGCCCGAGATCAAAATTGCAGGCACGACGCCCAACGGCAAAAGTTTGGGCAGAAGCCACCCGCGCCATCCGAGCTCTTCTCCGAACGCGGGAATCGTGTTGATGACCGCCCCAATCGCTACGTTGATGAACTGCGCGGCGACAAGAATACCGATGGGGACCGCGACCGAAGCCTGCCCGAGCGCCTCAAGCTGAGCATCCACGGTCTCCTGAAAGCCAGAGAAGTTGACGAAGTCTGCCGGATAGACCCCGGTGACCGCCCCGACCAGAAGCGCTGCGAGGATGAGTGCCGGCGGCACGACCAATGCGAGCGCGAGATACCGCAAGAATCGACCAACTGGCCGCACAGAGCCTAAACCGAGAGCGCGCCAACGCGAACGCCCATCGGGGTGCTTCTCAACAAAGAACACCACCACGAGGGCGGCGATTGCCGGGGTGAACATTATCGCGAGCGCAACAAGCGTAAAGAACGGATTGGCGAGACCACCGCCCAGCCATAACGGCAGCGCGATGAGCCACGAGAGCCCAAAACTGAGCAACACAAATATGGTAATCGGAACGGTCTTACGCATTACAGAATCCCCCTGGACGTGGCACTGTTCGACGAAACTACTGCCCATTGAGCGGCTTGAATTCAAGGCTAGCAATGCTGAGAGAATCTGTACGCACTGTCGCAAAACTGTGGAATCCGCTGTCGCGGAGCTGTTCGAGCAGCTGTGGCAACTTGCGTGGCCGGGCCTCAAGACGCACCCGCTTGCCGGCGTGAATGAGCTCAGCCTGCAGCCGGATCAGCGCTGCGGGGTCAACGTCGGCGTCATAGACGAGGGCAACCTGATCGTCGCTGGCAGCGTCATCCAACTCGACAAGGTCGACGAGGCGCTCGAATCCGAGCGAGAACCCCACGGCGGGAACATCGCTGCCCAAGAATCGACCGATCATTCCGTCATAGCGGCCGCCGCCACCCAAGGAATAGCCGAGCGACGGGTGAGCGACTTCGAAGATCGCCCCCGTGTAGTACCCCATGCCGCGAACCAGCCACGGATCAAACTCGATGAGCGCACCGGGGGTGCCACGGCTCGCTTCGACGGCATGACCGATCGCTGCAAGCTCAAGAACTACTGCCTCGTTCACGCCGTCCGGCAGGGCGGCGCGCATTGCCTCCGCCGTGAACTCGGGCTTAGTTTGCGGTGCAGGGCGCCTAAGAAATTCGGCGAGGGCCGCGACCGGCTCGTCGGGGAACGCGCGCTCGCGCAGCTCTGCGATAACCCCGTCAGCACCAAGCTTGTCGAGTTTGTCGACAGTGATCAGCACCGCGTCGTGCTCTTTCGCCGGAAAACCGAGAGCACTGAGCGCACTTGCGAGCAGGCGACGATCGTTGACCCGAATGGTGCAGCCCGCAATGCCGAGCGCGTCGAGCGTTGCCGCCGTTGCCGCAATCAACTCGATCTCGGCGCTGACCCCTGGCTCGCCCATGATGTCAATGTCGCACTGCATGAACTGCCGAAAGCGACCCTTCTGCGGGCGCTCCGCTCGCCAAACCGGCGCAATCTGAATCGCCCGAAACACTTTGGGCAACTCGGCTCGGTGGGTGGCGTAGAAGCGCGCGAGTGGCACCGTGAGATCAAAACGCAATCCCAGGTCGGCAAGATCGAGAGCCTCGGATGCGGCCTGCAGCTTCTCTGCGGTCAGCCCCCGTTTCATGACAGCGAACGCGAGTTTCTCGTTATCGCCGCCCAACCCGGCATGAAGCCGTGAACTGTCTTCCATCACCGGTGTCTCGATCTCATCGAAACCGTGAGCACGATAGCTGCCCCGGATCACGCCGAGCACCCGCTCACGGCGGGCCTTTTCTGCTGGAAGAAAGTCACGCATACCGCGAGGAGGGTTAACAGTTGACGCCATGATCTCCATTCTCTCGCACACACCACGATTGTGCGGTTAGCGCGCAACTTCGCCGATGAGTGCGTCAATGCGTTGGCGATGCTGCCTCACTGCGGCATCGAAGACGGCAGTGGATGCCGCAACATTCTCGTTGAGCACTAGGTCGAGCTGAATTCCTTGAAACATGTTCATGAGCAGGCGCGACTCGACTTCGGCGTGGTGGCGGTCAACACCCAACGCCACGAGCGCTTCGGTTCCGAGCGACACCCACTGTTCAAAGTAGATGCGGGTGATCCCTCCTTCGTCGTGCTCAACCGCATCGAGAAGCGTCGCTTCTAGTTCGAGGCGCTGACGATACAGATTCTCCGGAAGCTGAGTCCACTGCCACGACAGCGAGATGCTCGCTATGTACGCATCGAGAGTGTCGGCGGGCAACAGTCGGGCCTGCTCCGGGCTCGACCCGCGCGCGTTGGCGCGAATGAGCTCCCGTACCAGCTCCGCCCGCGACCCAAAATGGTACACAAGAGTAAAGGTACTGACGTCGAGGGCTCTCGCCAGAGAACGAAAAGTGAGGCTAGACAGCGGCTTATCCACCAGAAACTCGAGGGATTGCTGGATCAGCACTGGCTTGCGCGTGGGGTCGGGTTTGCGTGCCATAATAATTAACATAACGGGTGTTTGCTAATGGTGTCAGCAACGGTTACGATTTTCTTTCGTGCTCAAACATAGTTGTGCGCGCACGACACACGTGAAGCCCTCCTCACCAAGGGCTTCTCCCACGCTGGATCGGTCGGCCGGATAGTCCTACCGATCCTTCGATGCGCGATGCCAACAACTAGATGATCGACGTGCGATCACATGTCTCATCTAGTGGTGTCGCGCCGGTGCCCTCTCTATTCGGGTTAGGGAGGGCACCACACACTCACTCCTGTGGAGCGTTACTGCTTTCGGAACCCTCGGTTTCGTGAGCCTGAATCTCAGCGCTCAAGCCTCGTAGGGCCGTGCGCAACGCCCGCTCCGAATCGAGACCGTTGGCTTTCGCGGAGGCCACAATCGCGAGCAATAGCGGGCCGAGTTCGTCTTCTTCCGTGACATTGATTGCACTCGGCACCGTGGCATTCAGAAGTCCAACCTTGTGGGCACGACCCAGCAGCTTGTCAGCGAGCGCGAGCGCCGGCATCCCCTGCGGTATGCCATCCACGACACTCGTGCGGTTCGGTTTCTCCGTTTTTTTGAGGTCATCCCAGACCGCGATAACATCGTCGGCGGTTTCTGCGGTGGCGTCACCAAACACGTGCGGGTGGCGGCCGATCATCTTGGCGGTCATGTTCGCAGCAACATCTTCGAGAGTGAACCGCCCCGCTTCGGCAGCAATATCGGAGTGGAACAGCACCTGATAGAGCACATCCCCCAGCTCTTCGACCAAGTCTGCCTGCTCGCCAGCCTCAATCGCTTCGACCAGTTCGTACGTCTCTTCAACGAGGTACTGCACAAGCGACTCGTGCGTCTGATCACGATCCCACGCACAACCCCCGGGGGCGCGCAGTCGCTCTAGAGTGCCAATGAGTTTCTTGAGTTCGGGGTGGGATGCTGCGGGCTCGGTCATGGCACCATCCTCCCACCTCAA
It encodes the following:
- a CDS encoding MazG family protein; its protein translation is MTEPAASHPELKKLIGTLERLRAPGGCAWDRDQTHESLVQYLVEETYELVEAIEAGEQADLVEELGDVLYQVLFHSDIAAEAGRFTLEDVAANMTAKMIGRHPHVFGDATAETADDVIAVWDDLKKTEKPNRTSVVDGIPQGMPALALADKLLGRAHKVGLLNATVPSAINVTEEDELGPLLLAIVASAKANGLDSERALRTALRGLSAEIQAHETEGSESSNAPQE
- the hisS gene encoding histidine--tRNA ligase, producing MASTVNPPRGMRDFLPAEKARRERVLGVIRGSYRAHGFDEIETPVMEDSSRLHAGLGGDNEKLAFAVMKRGLTAEKLQAASEALDLADLGLRFDLTVPLARFYATHRAELPKVFRAIQIAPVWRAERPQKGRFRQFMQCDIDIMGEPGVSAEIELIAATAATLDALGIAGCTIRVNDRRLLASALSALGFPAKEHDAVLITVDKLDKLGADGVIAELRERAFPDEPVAALAEFLRRPAPQTKPEFTAEAMRAALPDGVNEAVVLELAAIGHAVEASRGTPGALIEFDPWLVRGMGYYTGAIFEVAHPSLGYSLGGGGRYDGMIGRFLGSDVPAVGFSLGFERLVDLVELDDAASDDQVALVYDADVDPAALIRLQAELIHAGKRVRLEARPRKLPQLLEQLRDSGFHSFATVRTDSLSIASLEFKPLNGQ
- a CDS encoding TetR/AcrR family transcriptional regulator — protein: MARKPDPTRKPVLIQQSLEFLVDKPLSSLTFRSLARALDVSTFTLVYHFGSRAELVRELIRANARGSSPEQARLLPADTLDAYIASISLSWQWTQLPENLYRQRLELEATLLDAVEHDEGGITRIYFEQWVSLGTEALVALGVDRHHAEVESRLLMNMFQGIQLDLVLNENVAASTAVFDAAVRQHRQRIDALIGEVAR
- the eno gene encoding phosphopyruvate hydratase, producing the protein MALIEAVGAREILDSRGNPTVEVEVLLDDGIVSRAAVPSGASTGAFEAYELRDGDKDRYFGKGVQKAVDAVIDDLGPAIEGLDASDQRLVDAELIAVDGTENKKNLGANAILGVSLAVAKAAADSADLPLFRYLGGPNAHVLPVPMMNVINGGSHADSNVDIQEFMILPHGADTFSEGLRWGVETYHVLKGLLKSKGLSTGLGDEGGFAPDLSSNRAALDLLMEAIEKAGFTPGKDIAVGLDVAATEFYKDGAYSFEGVSKSAGEMSAYYAELVSDYPLVSLEDPLDEDDWEGWAQLTAEIGAKTQIVGDDLFVTNPKRLAKGIELATANSILVKVNQIGSLTETLDAVSLAQRSGYTAVMSHRSGETEDTTIADLAVALNTGQIKTGAPARSERVAKYNQLLRIEEELGDAAVYAGRSAFPRFVG
- a CDS encoding CPBP family intramembrane glutamic endopeptidase yields the protein MRKTVPITIFVLLSFGLSWLIALPLWLGGGLANPFFTLVALAIMFTPAIAALVVVFFVEKHPDGRSRWRALGLGSVRPVGRFLRYLALALVVPPALILAALLVGAVTGVYPADFVNFSGFQETVDAQLEALGQASVAVPIGILVAAQFINVAIGAVINTIPAFGEELGWRGWLLPKLLPLGVVPAILISGVIWGLWHAPLILLGYNYGAVPGGLALAAMVGMTIVIGAVFSWLRIRSESVWPAALAHGAFNAAVGFSLVFVMAGETFSPLNATILGWTGWLVPLVLVIVLLATGQFRAPATRQSVAPVESVPVAGSE